One genomic region from Chloroherpetonaceae bacterium encodes:
- a CDS encoding Ppx/GppA phosphatase family protein, protein MKIAALDIGTNTALLLIAEISPEHGTLKSLYNAQEIVRLGQGVDADRKIQPEAKERLYNALMKFQKLIKLYDVKYVVAVGTSALRDAKNSAALIREMDAKTGIEIKVITGDEEAEMTFLGAITGIAELPKRFLVMDIGGGSTEFILGRASSQLGARSAPVNFDVEDQVSVDMGSVRMTERFFKSLPPSKDDVEAARQAFIKQLSPKVGKFIAGREMMIAVAGTATTVAQLALGLKQFSANDIQGYNVKYDEAHSLYQTILTKTPSEIEEMGVSPGRADVLPAGLLIFHQAMRLFSLTAVKVSIQGLRYGVVLKELERLRLMLR, encoded by the coding sequence ATGAAAATTGCCGCACTTGATATCGGCACGAATACTGCTTTATTGCTTATTGCAGAAATTTCTCCCGAACACGGCACACTTAAGTCACTTTACAACGCTCAAGAAATTGTCCGTCTTGGACAGGGTGTTGATGCCGATCGCAAAATCCAACCCGAGGCTAAAGAAAGGCTTTACAACGCGTTGATGAAATTCCAAAAGCTAATCAAACTTTATGATGTGAAATATGTGGTCGCCGTGGGCACCAGCGCCTTACGTGATGCGAAAAACAGTGCCGCTTTAATTCGCGAAATGGACGCAAAAACCGGCATCGAAATCAAAGTCATCACCGGCGATGAAGAGGCCGAGATGACATTTTTGGGGGCCATTACCGGTATCGCCGAATTGCCAAAACGCTTTCTGGTAATGGATATCGGTGGCGGCAGTACCGAATTTATTTTAGGACGCGCTTCTTCGCAGCTTGGTGCAAGAAGTGCACCTGTCAATTTCGACGTTGAAGATCAAGTCAGCGTGGATATGGGCAGCGTACGAATGACCGAGCGTTTTTTTAAGTCTCTCCCGCCTTCAAAAGACGATGTTGAAGCGGCACGGCAAGCCTTTATCAAGCAACTTTCGCCAAAGGTTGGGAAATTCATTGCAGGGCGAGAAATGATGATTGCGGTTGCGGGAACAGCGACAACCGTGGCACAACTTGCTTTAGGCTTAAAGCAATTTTCAGCCAACGATATTCAAGGGTATAATGTCAAGTATGATGAAGCGCACTCACTTTATCAAACCATCCTTACAAAAACGCCCTCTGAAATTGAAGAAATGGGCGTTAGCCCCGGGAGAGCCGATGTGTTGCCCGCCGGGCTGCTCATCTTTCATCAAGCAATGCGGCTTTTTTCACTCACTGCCGTGAAGGTCAGCATTCAAGGGCTGCGCTACGGCGTGGTACTGAAAGAATTGGAACGGCTTCGGTTGATGTTGCGGTAA
- the prmA gene encoding 50S ribosomal protein L11 methyltransferase, translating to MPHLQVSIDLGTEQFDAAIGLLTELGFDSFMEEGDTLFAYIPKALWTSELEFETLSIAKSLTETEVSLSVHELEEKNWNAEWESTLQPIEVSERIAIVQKGRPYENTAGRILIEINPKMSFGTGYHETTRLMIRLIETLLRPTDTVLDIGTGTGVLAIAARVLGNQNPILGFDNDPWSVENAIENVEANRCSEIEIRALDAMQGLGSVLEERTYSFVLGNVNILALEALIPVLGKQLSESAYFLMSGVLKYDEPKLRSLLVNGGFEVLSVLGEGEWIAIASQKKSVSF from the coding sequence ATGCCACATTTACAAGTATCCATCGATTTAGGTACCGAGCAATTTGATGCCGCTATAGGGCTTTTGACTGAACTTGGCTTCGATTCATTTATGGAAGAAGGCGACACCCTTTTCGCTTATATCCCTAAAGCACTTTGGACTTCTGAATTAGAATTTGAAACACTATCCATCGCCAAATCACTTACCGAAACCGAAGTTTCACTTTCAGTTCATGAGCTTGAGGAAAAGAATTGGAATGCCGAGTGGGAATCGACTTTGCAGCCAATTGAAGTTTCAGAGCGAATTGCGATTGTTCAAAAAGGCCGCCCATACGAAAACACTGCGGGAAGAATTCTCATTGAAATTAATCCTAAGATGTCCTTCGGAACCGGCTATCATGAAACCACACGCTTAATGATTCGCCTCATTGAAACCCTGCTTCGCCCAACAGATACTGTGCTTGACATCGGTACCGGTACCGGCGTGCTTGCTATTGCAGCACGGGTTCTGGGCAATCAAAATCCGATTCTTGGATTCGATAATGATCCGTGGTCGGTTGAAAATGCGATTGAGAATGTTGAAGCGAATCGGTGTTCCGAAATTGAGATTCGTGCGCTTGATGCGATGCAAGGACTCGGCTCGGTGTTAGAAGAGCGCACCTATTCATTTGTGCTTGGCAATGTGAATATTTTGGCGCTTGAAGCATTGATTCCCGTCTTAGGGAAGCAACTTAGCGAAAGCGCATATTTCCTTATGTCGGGCGTTTTGAAATATGATGAGCCGAAGCTTCGATCACTTTTAGTGAACGGAGGATTTGAAGTTCTTTCGGTTTTAGGCGAGGGTGAGTGGATTGCCATTGCATCACAAAAGAAATCAGTATCTTTTTAA